From a region of the SAR324 cluster bacterium genome:
- the selA gene encoding L-seryl-tRNA(Sec) selenium transferase has product MEKIQLYSRIPSISEVDHWLRTNKLPFGKRVRSEVQAILSELRMKIQNIEEESAFQYENKQEILDHILIRFIGKQHEKTSNVINATGIVVHTNLGRSPLSLEILTPLLKQWSCYTPLEYNLATGTRGERGHKIIEYLKLLSGAPEALVVNNNASAVFLMLFALAKGKEVIVSRGELVEIGGSFRIPDIMRAADVKLIEVGTTNRTRLSDYENAISENTVGFLKVHPSNYVIHGFVEEVSTGALAELASKHDLKTFYDLGSGTFYQFKQPQLASIQTIQQEWNEGVDILSFSGDKLLGSVQAGIVLGKTDLITKLRKNPLYRAFRLDKITLSILESTLISYLEMKDYPEHNLTIQLLEQPIDVIEKRAIKVLKSLDGCLGPGWKINLIETLSLTGGGALPELYLRSYGLLVEHPDKSANIIQKLLRESSIPIITRIENKCVILDFRTVFDEDCESVSKNLQLLCS; this is encoded by the coding sequence ATGGAAAAAATACAATTGTATTCCAGAATACCTTCCATCTCAGAAGTAGATCATTGGCTTCGAACCAATAAATTACCCTTTGGCAAAAGGGTTCGTTCCGAAGTTCAGGCGATTCTTTCTGAACTTAGAATGAAGATTCAGAATATCGAGGAAGAGTCAGCGTTCCAGTATGAAAACAAACAGGAGATACTCGATCATATTTTAATCCGGTTTATTGGAAAACAACATGAGAAGACTTCTAATGTAATCAATGCCACAGGGATAGTTGTTCATACGAATCTGGGGAGGTCACCACTGTCTCTTGAAATACTGACTCCGTTGTTGAAACAATGGAGTTGTTATACACCACTTGAGTACAACCTAGCTACGGGTACACGTGGTGAGCGGGGACACAAAATCATCGAATATTTAAAGCTCCTTTCAGGAGCACCTGAAGCGTTAGTGGTTAATAATAATGCTTCTGCTGTATTTTTAATGCTGTTTGCATTGGCAAAAGGCAAAGAAGTCATTGTCTCACGGGGAGAGCTTGTGGAGATTGGTGGCAGTTTTCGAATTCCTGATATCATGCGAGCAGCCGATGTTAAATTGATTGAGGTTGGCACAACGAACAGAACTCGATTGTCAGATTATGAAAATGCAATTTCTGAAAATACAGTAGGTTTTCTAAAAGTTCATCCTTCAAATTATGTCATTCATGGATTTGTCGAAGAAGTTTCTACGGGAGCACTAGCTGAGCTAGCCAGCAAACATGATTTGAAAACTTTTTATGATTTGGGCAGTGGAACTTTTTATCAGTTCAAACAACCTCAACTGGCATCCATTCAGACGATTCAACAGGAATGGAATGAGGGAGTTGATATTTTAAGTTTTAGTGGTGATAAATTGCTGGGCAGTGTTCAGGCAGGTATTGTTTTGGGAAAAACGGATCTCATTACAAAGTTAAGAAAAAATCCGCTTTATCGTGCTTTTCGTTTAGATAAAATCACACTGAGTATTCTCGAATCCACGCTGATTTCTTATTTGGAAATGAAGGACTATCCGGAACACAATCTAACAATCCAGTTACTTGAACAACCCATTGATGTTATTGAAAAGAGGGCAATAAAAGTTTTAAAGTCATTAGACGGATGTCTTGGCCCAGGTTGGAAAATAAATTTGATAGAAACGCTGTCTCTTACAGGTGGTGGTGCATTGCCTGAATTGTATCTGCGATCTTATGGGTTGCTGGTGGAGCATCCTGATAAATCTGCAAACATCATTCAAAAATTATTGAGGGAATCAAGCATTCCAATAATAACAAGGATTGAAAATAAATGTGTGATTCTTGATTTTAGGACAGTTTTTGATGAAGACTGTGAAAGTGTTTCAAAAAACCTTCAACTCTTGTGTTCGTGA
- the ccmA gene encoding heme ABC exporter ATP-binding protein CcmA: protein MTTAPLLEIRNVYKKYGYRTILRDISFSVSAGECILLLGHNGAGKTSLTRLICALSQPNHGTLYFKGQPFSQSKQEVHKSIGVISHSSRLYHDLNAWENLKVFGTLYGVPQLKQKIPKVLEMVELTSATYMPVYTFSSGMLKRLMIARIMLYKPELLILDEPYTGLDPHFVKMLQIYLKNHIQQGNTAFLITHQLSLGLEIATRGLLLHQQQVQQDVPISDLPVEQWTHFLENAKI, encoded by the coding sequence ATGACAACTGCGCCATTACTGGAAATCAGGAATGTATATAAAAAGTATGGTTATCGTACCATTTTAAGAGACATTAGTTTTTCTGTAAGTGCAGGAGAATGCATATTATTGCTTGGTCATAACGGTGCGGGAAAAACAAGTTTGACACGATTGATCTGTGCTTTATCACAACCCAATCATGGAACATTATATTTCAAAGGTCAGCCTTTTTCTCAATCCAAACAGGAAGTCCATAAATCAATTGGGGTTATTTCGCATAGCAGTCGATTGTATCATGATCTGAATGCATGGGAAAATCTGAAAGTGTTTGGAACACTATATGGTGTGCCACAATTAAAACAAAAAATACCCAAAGTCCTGGAAATGGTTGAATTAACTTCCGCAACCTATATGCCGGTTTATACTTTCAGCAGCGGAATGCTGAAGCGCTTAATGATAGCTCGAATAATGCTATACAAGCCGGAATTACTTATTCTTGATGAACCCTATACGGGATTGGATCCTCATTTTGTGAAAATGCTGCAAATTTATTTAAAAAATCACATTCAGCAAGGAAATACTGCGTTTCTAATCACCCATCAACTTTCATTAGGATTGGAAATCGCTACCCGAGGATTATTACTTCATCAACAACAAGTTCAGCAGGATGTTCCCATCTCAGATCTTCCTGTGGAGCAATGGACCCATTTTCTTGAAAATGCTAAAATATAA
- a CDS encoding U32 family peptidase, whose product MLKYNTYFSDPQQLPQLKKSPVREVILEHSVLSRFGFWNTETLLKWADILKNEGFELLLQWDILTTQDGLGECLDVIQQLPMHWFKAIRVKDLGAAQWLLENRPEGAMHLLLDTGNHNLFAVKRWQQYFKGPLKRIVLSSELPGYRLKEYTDELEIPCEVLGVGKILFFYTPRQLLTPLGFEKLNGNIQMTAQENLTFQRHFPTIENQHGTFMFHDRDLFLLDQLDEVQATGIDTLRLDLRFGTPSDWIHELAQLNSERESALKNKWPIKTTHGFFRTNRTDKPIELIKNKYLKLHQGDLLGQVVEAVKGDYIALMSRKPFDLGDHLLIITPAGKKIEVTLSSIQTISGKSVQQAQDSGLWLIPHQKFVTQKSLVYKIIEAL is encoded by the coding sequence ATGCTAAAATATAATACCTACTTCTCTGATCCTCAGCAACTCCCACAACTAAAAAAGTCTCCAGTTCGTGAAGTCATTCTGGAACATTCAGTATTAAGCCGTTTTGGTTTCTGGAACACTGAAACACTGCTGAAATGGGCAGATATCTTGAAAAATGAAGGATTTGAACTGTTGTTGCAATGGGACATTTTGACTACCCAGGATGGGTTGGGAGAATGTCTGGATGTAATACAACAATTACCGATGCATTGGTTTAAGGCTATCAGAGTCAAAGACCTCGGGGCTGCGCAATGGTTATTGGAAAATAGGCCTGAGGGTGCAATGCATTTATTGCTTGATACCGGTAACCATAATTTGTTTGCGGTGAAGCGTTGGCAACAATACTTCAAGGGGCCCTTGAAACGCATTGTCCTATCCTCAGAATTGCCGGGCTACCGTCTGAAAGAATATACAGATGAATTGGAAATCCCCTGTGAGGTGCTCGGCGTAGGTAAAATCCTGTTTTTTTATACACCACGGCAATTACTGACACCTCTCGGATTTGAAAAGCTCAATGGCAATATTCAGATGACAGCTCAGGAAAATCTCACGTTCCAGCGTCATTTTCCAACAATTGAGAATCAACATGGAACTTTTATGTTTCATGATAGAGATCTTTTTTTACTTGATCAACTGGATGAAGTACAGGCAACCGGAATCGATACGTTGAGATTGGACCTACGCTTTGGCACACCATCGGACTGGATTCATGAATTGGCGCAACTGAATTCAGAAAGAGAATCTGCGTTGAAAAACAAATGGCCTATAAAAACAACACATGGGTTTTTTAGAACAAATCGAACAGACAAACCTATTGAGTTGATTAAAAATAAATATTTGAAACTGCACCAGGGGGATTTGTTGGGGCAGGTCGTTGAAGCGGTTAAAGGGGATTATATCGCATTAATGTCCAGGAAACCATTTGATTTGGGGGATCATTTATTAATAATAACGCCGGCCGGGAAAAAAATTGAGGTAACTCTGTCTTCTATTCAAACAATTTCTGGAAAAAGTGTTCAGCAGGCTCAAGATTCGGGATTATGGCTGATTCCACATCAGAAATTTGTGACACAGAAATCACTGGTTTATAAAATCATTGAAGCTTTATGA
- a CDS encoding YihY family inner membrane protein yields the protein MTEFPRILNHFRLSSKTLNKFLVTHTFTYKKSVTIYRFFRILIQNIWKKRLLETAQSLTFVSLLSLVPIFAIFFSVIGAISNHPQSKIEIKTYIANHFIPQYGDVIFKYLEQVANTSKATGTFGLSTFMLLGLLFYNRIDKVINDMWEVDDKRKWNENIMIFLMIIILGPLGIFISVSFTTFIQKMPIFESMSNGFFIYATSFIIPVLSSGILLFLMYAFIPIVFVRKGAALMGAIFSSSMIQLCYLSLNVYFIEIFGYQKLYGSLAVIPILILWIYIVWLVILLGALITYIWQTYRANDFREHLVLDNQESLAISATRIYLFICHRYYQQSQLASIETMQEVISLSDQRLRYILQQMKQANLVVEYSPASNHNHSVAYHPGKPPSDVACDVFFSIFQPRRRWFNISEPTYMIIEPLHSLEQDFFSTFTFEEAIKHPHQVLARLLSIIGRLRQDYDVHTNKGDELFS from the coding sequence ATGACAGAATTCCCTAGAATTTTAAATCATTTCAGACTCAGTTCGAAAACCCTCAATAAATTTCTAGTAACCCACACTTTTACTTATAAAAAGAGTGTCACTATCTATCGGTTTTTCAGAATTCTAATACAAAACATCTGGAAAAAACGATTGCTTGAAACGGCACAGTCTTTAACTTTTGTCTCACTGTTATCATTAGTACCCATTTTTGCCATATTTTTTTCAGTCATTGGCGCCATTTCCAACCATCCTCAAAGCAAAATTGAAATAAAAACTTACATTGCCAACCATTTTATTCCTCAATATGGTGATGTCATTTTTAAATATCTGGAACAAGTGGCCAATACCTCAAAGGCCACCGGAACTTTTGGTTTATCTACCTTCATGTTGCTTGGCCTCCTATTTTACAATAGAATTGACAAAGTAATCAATGATATGTGGGAAGTGGATGATAAAAGGAAATGGAATGAGAATATAATGATTTTTTTGATGATCATAATTCTGGGCCCCTTAGGAATTTTTATTTCGGTTTCATTTACAACTTTTATTCAAAAAATGCCTATATTTGAAAGCATGTCCAATGGCTTTTTTATTTATGCAACCAGTTTTATTATTCCTGTTCTATCATCTGGCATCCTGCTTTTTCTGATGTATGCCTTCATACCCATTGTTTTCGTTCGTAAAGGAGCCGCACTCATGGGGGCTATTTTTTCTTCTTCGATGATCCAGTTGTGTTACCTTTCACTGAATGTTTATTTTATTGAAATATTCGGTTATCAGAAACTTTATGGATCTCTGGCAGTAATTCCAATTCTAATTCTGTGGATTTATATTGTTTGGCTGGTGATTCTTCTTGGAGCTTTGATTACTTATATTTGGCAAACCTATCGAGCTAATGATTTCAGAGAGCATCTGGTTTTAGATAACCAGGAATCACTTGCTATCAGCGCGACACGAATCTATTTATTCATTTGCCATCGCTATTATCAACAGTCCCAACTGGCATCCATTGAAACCATGCAGGAAGTTATATCCCTCAGTGATCAGAGGTTACGTTATATCCTGCAACAGATGAAACAGGCTAATCTTGTTGTAGAATATTCCCCAGCTTCGAATCACAACCATTCTGTAGCCTATCACCCGGGCAAACCGCCATCTGACGTTGCTTGCGATGTTTTTTTCAGTATATTCCAACCTCGACGACGCTGGTTTAATATTTCAGAACCAACTTATATGATCATTGAACCTCTTCATTCCCTTGAACAGGATTTTTTCAGCACATTTACTTTTGAGGAGGCCATTAAACACCCCCATCAGGTGCTGGCCCGTCTTCTATCTATCATTGGAAGATTACGACAAGATTATGACGTGCACACAAATAAAGGGGATGAATTGTTTTCATAA
- a CDS encoding aldehyde dehydrogenase family protein: protein MAPLYPKSYPSINPATGELNSDVECTPLDAFPKIFNDARKAQEIWAEMSFDQRKEHILRMRDYLIENAEAISRVIAKDTGKTLSDGFQTEVLPSIFATDWYAKKTHRFLKKERVAPSNVLFANKQSYILRMPLGVVGIITPWNYPFAIPWSEIVMALMAGNGVVFKTSEDTPLVGQEIQKVIDAGQLPKGLCRFVMGEGSQVSKAMFENGVNKIFFTGSVRVGKLLMKQGSEYLVPVSLELGGNDAAIILEDANLERAANGVVWAGFQNSGQTCAGVERVYVQESIYEEFMKLVREKTIQLRQGADTGKFDIDVGSMTTVRQLETVRRHVDDALKKGAVITAQTKVKTTKGNFYPATVLENVNHTMAVMMEETFGPLIACMKFKSDDEAISLANDSDLGLTSSVWTMDSERGQFIAKKLETGITTINDHVFTHGLPELPWLGWKNSGIGSTHSHLGLEEMTKPKVVNYDLAPNLNSNLWWFPHRKITFDALIDTPKLIFGSLQERADSLSKIMPKLIRDPLVKEKLFFVLKRTGLRVRKTISEINEMPSDDDN, encoded by the coding sequence ATGGCACCATTGTATCCTAAAAGCTATCCATCAATTAATCCTGCGACCGGGGAACTCAATAGTGATGTGGAATGTACGCCTTTAGATGCTTTTCCCAAAATTTTTAATGATGCCAGAAAAGCTCAGGAAATTTGGGCTGAAATGAGCTTTGACCAGCGCAAGGAACACATTTTGCGGATGCGTGATTATTTGATTGAAAACGCTGAGGCTATTTCGCGTGTGATTGCTAAAGATACTGGAAAAACCCTTTCGGATGGTTTTCAGACAGAAGTTTTACCATCAATTTTTGCGACAGATTGGTATGCAAAAAAGACCCATAGATTTCTCAAAAAAGAACGGGTTGCTCCCTCAAACGTTCTTTTTGCTAACAAACAAAGTTACATTTTAAGAATGCCTTTGGGTGTGGTGGGAATTATTACACCATGGAATTATCCTTTTGCTATTCCCTGGAGCGAAATTGTCATGGCGTTGATGGCTGGTAATGGGGTTGTGTTTAAAACATCAGAAGACACTCCGCTGGTTGGTCAAGAAATTCAGAAAGTGATTGATGCGGGACAACTGCCCAAAGGCTTGTGCCGATTTGTGATGGGAGAAGGATCACAAGTTTCAAAAGCGATGTTTGAAAATGGGGTGAATAAAATATTCTTTACTGGAAGTGTCCGGGTGGGAAAACTGTTGATGAAACAAGGTTCTGAGTATCTGGTTCCCGTGTCTCTTGAACTCGGTGGAAATGACGCTGCAATTATTCTGGAAGATGCTAATCTTGAACGAGCCGCTAATGGTGTTGTATGGGCTGGATTTCAGAATAGCGGACAAACGTGTGCAGGTGTGGAACGGGTTTATGTTCAAGAATCCATTTATGAAGAATTTATGAAATTGGTTCGAGAAAAAACTATCCAGCTTCGTCAAGGTGCTGATACCGGCAAATTTGATATTGATGTCGGTTCCATGACAACAGTAAGACAACTAGAGACGGTTCGACGCCATGTTGATGACGCATTGAAAAAAGGAGCGGTTATTACAGCTCAAACCAAAGTAAAAACTACAAAAGGAAACTTCTATCCTGCTACGGTATTGGAAAATGTTAATCACACCATGGCTGTCATGATGGAGGAAACATTTGGTCCGTTGATCGCGTGTATGAAATTCAAATCGGATGACGAAGCTATCTCACTGGCCAATGATTCCGATCTTGGCTTGACTTCAAGTGTCTGGACTATGGACTCTGAACGAGGACAGTTTATTGCCAAAAAACTGGAAACAGGAATTACAACAATAAATGACCACGTCTTTACGCATGGTCTACCCGAATTGCCTTGGTTAGGTTGGAAAAACAGTGGTATTGGCTCAACACATTCTCACCTTGGATTAGAAGAAATGACCAAACCCAAGGTGGTTAATTATGATCTTGCTCCAAATCTGAATTCAAATCTATGGTGGTTTCCACATCGAAAAATTACGTTTGATGCCTTGATCGATACACCAAAACTGATTTTTGGAAGTTTGCAGGAACGTGCAGATTCGTTGTCGAAGATCATGCCAAAACTGATCAGAGATCCTCTTGTAAAAGAAAAGTTGTTTTTTGTTCTCAAGCGAACAGGACTTCGAGTGAGAAAAACTATTTCAGAAATAAATGAAATGCCTTCAGATGACGACAATTAG